A genomic window from Sulfurimonas paralvinellae includes:
- a CDS encoding HvfX family Cu-binding RiPP maturation protein, which translates to MSIKKLYLEFSRLSEYLKSPSLLFARLAVAYGFYQPAMMKWSDINSVAEWFGSMGIPFPTLNAYMAASTEITGVVLLTLGLLTRLISIPLIVIMIVAIVTVHLPNGFEAGNNGFEIPLYYMLFLIIFIAHGAGRFSLDRLIFGDKS; encoded by the coding sequence ATGAGTATCAAAAAATTATATTTGGAATTTTCGCGTCTGAGTGAGTATTTGAAATCACCGAGTCTGCTTTTTGCAAGATTGGCAGTAGCTTACGGCTTCTATCAACCGGCTATGATGAAGTGGAGTGACATCAACTCTGTTGCAGAGTGGTTTGGTTCTATGGGCATTCCCTTCCCCACGCTCAATGCCTATATGGCGGCAAGTACGGAGATAACTGGTGTTGTACTTTTAACACTGGGATTATTAACACGCTTAATCTCCATTCCATTAATTGTGATTATGATTGTTGCCATTGTAACAGTGCACCTTCCAAACGGTTTTGAAGCGGGGAACAACGGTTTTGAGATTCCGCTTTACTATATGCTCTTTTTGATCATTTTCATAGCACACGGTGCGGGGAGATTTTCACTTGACAGACTTATTTTCGGTGATAAAAGTTAA
- a CDS encoding sensor domain-containing diguanylate cyclase — protein MTIHNLKYTTQKALEKFIRKNLIEKSANVFVQIFSGICEPEKFMEVARHIKRVLPQAEIIGATTSGEICEGAMYDGEIVVSFSLFEHTSVKSGLYEVEKIFPIENIKNELYDKDTKAIIALSDGLKSNAEDYIKELHNIDEEVVIAGGRAGDKAQIKTYVFNEKEYTDNGLVLASLSAKELYVNSSYLLNWTPIGKEMIVTKCDGNILYELDGIPVTQVYRKYLGDDIIEGMPTSCMYFPLILEKEGVEVARDPLAVVQEDAMLYGGNFEEGDIVRFSFANIEDLTDNLEEYFQSLSQYPSEAVYIYSCLARKSLLQEKLLDELNLLESLAPAVGFFTYGEFYQSNKVAELLNVTTTFMMISESNKSEKKVFKESKTAEYDTIKKALTHLVKETTEELEHLSTHDTLTGLYNRHEYLKVIRNKIKSAERYEEGFGVILADIDHFKLVNDNYGHKMGDKVLIKFAEVLKKNIREDDFVSRWGGEEFIIIANYADINALEKITKKLQKAIAKIQVGPIKRLSASFGLTVYNEGDTDETLFKRVDNAMYVAKQNGRDNYVIG, from the coding sequence ATGACAATTCATAATTTAAAATATACGACACAAAAAGCGCTAGAGAAGTTCATAAGAAAGAATCTTATAGAGAAGTCTGCAAATGTTTTTGTGCAGATTTTCAGTGGTATCTGCGAACCTGAAAAGTTTATGGAGGTCGCACGCCATATAAAGAGAGTCCTTCCTCAAGCCGAGATAATCGGGGCCACAACAAGTGGAGAGATCTGTGAGGGCGCGATGTATGATGGAGAAATTGTTGTCTCATTCAGTCTCTTTGAACATACAAGTGTGAAAAGCGGACTTTATGAAGTTGAAAAAATTTTCCCCATAGAAAATATTAAAAATGAGCTGTACGATAAAGATACAAAAGCCATTATAGCCCTAAGTGATGGTCTTAAAAGCAATGCGGAAGATTATATTAAAGAACTGCATAATATCGATGAAGAAGTTGTCATTGCAGGTGGGCGGGCCGGTGACAAGGCACAGATAAAAACATATGTTTTCAATGAAAAAGAGTACACGGACAATGGTCTGGTATTGGCAAGTTTGAGTGCCAAAGAGCTCTATGTAAACAGCAGTTACCTGCTCAATTGGACGCCTATAGGCAAAGAGATGATCGTTACCAAATGTGACGGCAATATTTTGTATGAGCTTGATGGCATACCTGTAACACAGGTATATAGAAAGTATTTGGGAGATGATATCATTGAAGGTATGCCTACGTCGTGTATGTATTTTCCTCTCATTTTAGAAAAAGAGGGGGTTGAAGTGGCAAGAGACCCTCTCGCTGTTGTACAAGAAGATGCAATGCTCTATGGGGGAAACTTTGAAGAAGGCGACATCGTTCGTTTTAGTTTTGCAAATATTGAAGATCTGACAGATAATTTAGAAGAGTATTTTCAAAGTTTATCACAGTACCCAAGTGAAGCCGTCTATATTTATTCCTGTCTTGCAAGAAAATCTTTGCTCCAAGAGAAGCTTTTGGATGAGCTGAATCTATTGGAATCTTTAGCTCCTGCTGTCGGATTTTTTACCTATGGAGAGTTTTATCAGTCAAATAAAGTTGCAGAACTCTTGAATGTGACGACAACCTTTATGATGATCTCTGAATCTAATAAGAGTGAAAAAAAAGTTTTCAAAGAGAGTAAAACCGCTGAATACGATACAATAAAAAAAGCTTTGACGCATCTTGTAAAAGAGACGACAGAGGAGTTGGAACATCTCTCAACGCACGATACATTAACAGGTCTGTACAATCGACATGAGTACTTGAAAGTGATACGAAACAAGATTAAAAGTGCAGAGCGATATGAAGAAGGCTTTGGAGTGATTTTAGCAGATATTGACCACTTTAAACTGGTGAATGATAATTATGGTCATAAAATGGGTGATAAAGTGCTTATAAAATTTGCAGAAGTATTGAAGAAAAATATTCGTGAAGATGATTTTGTTTCCCGTTGGGGCGGTGAAGAGTTCATTATTATTGCCAATTATGCAGATATTAATGCGCTTGAAAAAATTACAAAAAAACTGCAAAAAGCGATAGCAAAAATTCAAGTCGGTCCTATAAAACGACTCAGTGCATCTTTTGGACTGACTGTTTACAATGAAGGCGATACGGATGAGACTCTATTCAAAAGAGTTGACAATGCCATGTATGTCGCTAAACAAAACGGAAGAGATAACTATGTTATCGGGTAA
- a CDS encoding RBBP9/YdeN family alpha/beta hydrolase, which yields MQKKVLLLHGWGGSDYPHWQSWLAGELAKDYGCVNFLRFSDVDTPKLDLWLRELSAALEDFKPDIVICHSLANTLWFHACLTQELQEVEKLYLVAPPSLHCKLEELNEFFPATVPDNLHAKETLLVTSTNDPYMTNTEAKELQKQLHVKMEVIENGGHLNAESGYGAWEWMLTEVKNSLLYA from the coding sequence ATGCAAAAGAAGGTCTTGCTCTTACATGGCTGGGGAGGCAGTGACTATCCGCATTGGCAGAGCTGGCTGGCAGGTGAACTTGCAAAAGATTACGGCTGTGTGAATTTTCTGAGATTTTCTGATGTTGACACTCCAAAGCTGGATCTCTGGCTGCGTGAGCTGAGTGCTGCACTTGAAGATTTCAAACCTGACATTGTTATCTGCCACTCATTGGCAAATACACTCTGGTTTCATGCCTGCCTCACGCAAGAGCTGCAAGAAGTAGAGAAGCTCTATCTTGTTGCGCCGCCGAGTCTGCACTGCAAACTAGAAGAGCTGAATGAATTTTTCCCTGCAACTGTTCCGGATAACCTTCACGCAAAAGAGACACTGCTCGTTACCTCAACGAATGACCCTTACATGACAAACACAGAAGCAAAAGAACTTCAAAAACAGTTACATGTAAAAATGGAAGTGATAGAAAACGGCGGACACCTTAATGCGGAAAGCGGCTATGGTGCATGGGAGTGGATGCTTACAGAGGTAAAGAACTCTCTGCTTTACGCGTAA
- a CDS encoding FMN-binding glutamate synthase family protein: MEELVEFTHKIGHFNFPIMMFLMKAFIVLFVVVSVIIYIYDKYIQRENQLLINYPLIGRLRYFFYALRDPMRQYFGDEKFYESFDKVKWVYDSAERKSAYASFSPGQPQKGARLSFKNANCVLNTEDVSDDFSVTFGEHSANPFTTRSVFGRSAMSDGAISPEGTRAFTKGAYLGKFPINTGEGSLTSNFFYTHKYTRECKFFETFEGTFFAKAVYKIIKLLINGAIAQKVYKHMVVYSKAPDSYLFDKDEMLFYRVNWDAPLDVFPKNVPDDMPDIIFQMGSGLYGVRDENGDFCETRYQKTMRFCKMTEIKMAQGAKQTGGKLLASKVSEEIAYYRGVKAHENLFSPNQFPYAHTLEELFDFMGRLKKISQKPVGVKIVISSAAAFDEYAQLIKTRVDAGSDAYPDFITIDGGEGGSGAAPLEMMMTVGMTIAKALFIAQSALERLGVRERVKLIASEKVLTPDDAIVLFGLGADYVAIARAFMMSAGCIRARECSGAHGRACPVGLATQDKKKRASFLVEKKARNIASYHTQMLSGIRGLLAVMGLDSLKKLTKENLIFKDTAGKTYMDVDCYFKEALVD, translated from the coding sequence ATGGAAGAGTTAGTAGAATTTACACATAAGATAGGGCATTTCAATTTCCCTATCATGATGTTTTTAATGAAAGCCTTCATTGTTCTTTTCGTTGTTGTCTCTGTAATTATTTATATCTATGATAAGTATATTCAAAGAGAGAATCAACTGCTTATAAACTATCCGCTTATCGGGAGACTGCGCTACTTTTTTTATGCTCTGCGTGATCCGATGCGGCAGTATTTCGGCGATGAAAAATTTTACGAATCTTTTGACAAGGTAAAATGGGTTTATGACTCGGCCGAGAGAAAATCGGCTTATGCCTCTTTTTCTCCGGGGCAGCCGCAAAAAGGTGCACGACTCTCTTTTAAAAATGCCAATTGTGTTTTAAATACAGAAGATGTCAGTGATGATTTTTCTGTTACTTTTGGAGAACATTCTGCCAATCCTTTTACAACACGCTCGGTTTTTGGACGCTCAGCCATGAGTGACGGAGCTATCTCACCTGAGGGAACACGCGCTTTTACCAAAGGGGCATATCTAGGAAAATTTCCTATCAACACCGGTGAAGGCAGTTTGACATCCAACTTTTTTTACACGCACAAATACACGCGTGAGTGTAAGTTTTTTGAAACTTTTGAGGGAACGTTCTTTGCAAAAGCTGTCTATAAAATCATCAAACTTCTCATTAATGGAGCCATTGCACAAAAGGTTTACAAGCATATGGTCGTCTATTCAAAAGCACCGGACAGTTATCTTTTTGACAAAGACGAGATGCTCTTTTATCGTGTTAACTGGGATGCTCCTTTGGATGTTTTTCCAAAAAATGTTCCCGATGATATGCCCGACATTATCTTTCAGATGGGAAGCGGTCTTTATGGCGTTCGTGATGAAAACGGCGATTTTTGTGAGACGCGCTACCAAAAAACGATGCGTTTTTGTAAGATGACGGAGATCAAGATGGCACAGGGTGCAAAACAGACAGGGGGCAAACTCCTAGCATCGAAAGTCAGTGAAGAGATCGCCTACTATCGCGGTGTCAAAGCACATGAAAATCTTTTCAGTCCAAATCAGTTTCCGTATGCACATACACTTGAAGAACTCTTTGATTTTATGGGGAGACTGAAAAAGATCTCACAAAAACCCGTTGGCGTAAAGATAGTTATCTCTTCGGCTGCCGCATTTGATGAGTATGCGCAGCTTATTAAGACGCGAGTGGATGCGGGTTCGGATGCGTACCCTGATTTTATCACCATCGATGGCGGTGAGGGCGGGAGCGGTGCCGCACCGCTTGAGATGATGATGACGGTCGGTATGACCATTGCAAAGGCGCTCTTTATTGCACAAAGTGCACTTGAGCGTCTTGGTGTGCGTGAGAGGGTAAAGCTTATTGCCAGTGAAAAGGTGCTTACTCCCGATGATGCCATTGTTCTTTTTGGTCTTGGTGCTGACTATGTGGCTATTGCGAGAGCCTTTATGATGAGTGCCGGCTGTATTCGTGCGCGTGAATGCTCAGGTGCACACGGCAGAGCCTGTCCGGTTGGTCTGGCAACACAGGATAAAAAGAAACGTGCCTCGTTTTTGGTAGAGAAAAAAGCGAGGAATATCGCCTCGTACCATACGCAGATGCTCTCTGGAATCCGAGGACTTTTGGCTGTGATGGGGCTTGATAGTCTGAAGAAACTGACAAAAGAGAACCTTATTTTTAAAGACACCGCGGGTAAAACCTACATGGATGTGGATTGTTATTTTAAAGAGGCGCTGGTGGATTGA
- a CDS encoding MBL fold metallo-hydrolase, whose amino-acid sequence MKKFSLIFLMLSSLLFAAKVEFEVLGSGGPEIDGRASTAYLLWIDNKARLIIDMGSGSMLRFEQSHAKIEDLEAVVLTHLHIDHSVDLPAFVKAGYFSQRTKSLDIIAPDGNEFFPSATEFLHDLFGENGAYRYMNDVLTQESDSFEIIPVNVSKTMHREYQDFKLTMVRVHHGIVPALAVKISIDGKIIVISGDTNNENHILEAFAKDADLFVAHHAIPQQAKGYATNLHMSPSIIAHIAQVAKVKKVVSTHRMNRTIGFEPESLQEIKKIYKGEVVFAEDRMKIEVK is encoded by the coding sequence ATGAAAAAATTTAGCCTTATTTTTCTTATGCTTTCATCTCTTCTTTTTGCCGCAAAAGTAGAGTTTGAAGTGCTTGGCTCTGGCGGTCCAGAGATAGACGGACGGGCAAGCACCGCTTATCTACTCTGGATAGATAACAAAGCAAGACTCATAATTGATATGGGAAGCGGTTCTATGCTTCGTTTTGAACAGTCTCATGCAAAAATAGAAGATCTTGAAGCTGTCGTACTCACGCATCTGCACATTGACCACAGTGTTGACCTACCAGCGTTTGTCAAAGCGGGTTATTTTTCACAAAGAACGAAAAGTCTCGATATTATTGCACCAGACGGTAATGAATTTTTTCCCTCAGCAACTGAATTTCTACATGATTTGTTCGGGGAAAATGGTGCGTATAGATACATGAATGACGTCCTCACGCAAGAGAGTGACTCTTTTGAAATCATTCCTGTAAATGTATCAAAAACTATGCACCGAGAATATCAAGATTTCAAACTTACAATGGTTCGCGTTCATCACGGCATAGTTCCTGCACTCGCAGTAAAAATCAGTATAGATGGCAAAATAATTGTCATCAGCGGCGATACAAACAATGAAAATCACATTCTGGAAGCATTTGCAAAAGATGCTGATTTGTTTGTAGCCCATCACGCCATACCGCAACAGGCGAAAGGATATGCAACAAACTTGCATATGTCTCCTTCAATTATCGCTCATATTGCTCAAGTTGCAAAAGTGAAAAAGGTAGTTTCAACGCATCGTATGAACAGAACAATCGGATTTGAACCTGAGAGTTTACAGGAGATAAAAAAGATTTATAAAGGAGAAGTTGTATTTGCAGAAGATAGAATGAAGATAGAGGTAAAGTAG
- a CDS encoding DUF234 domain-containing protein gives MDDYRYIRNDITELTDGQPLYHSILSAVAQSDGKLHAVYKRANVEEGVGEKAVATLCERGILRQKRCKGADDKLFFTLPFLRFWFAFISPLFKGIRDGNYDEVKERWQAHANEFATLTFKELSWDLLRETFVEDSIMEMSEYWQNDGLTIDIYGLTKSKKRVIGLCKYTNAKVKKSELTRLQELCEKANIKADIFVIVAKKGFSSELKALKGEQLKLYTLKNFKALVG, from the coding sequence TTGGATGATTATCGCTACATCAGAAATGACATTACCGAGCTGACAGACGGACAGCCGCTTTATCATTCCATCTTAAGTGCCGTGGCACAGAGCGACGGAAAACTTCATGCCGTCTATAAACGTGCAAATGTCGAAGAGGGTGTCGGTGAAAAAGCAGTGGCTACACTCTGTGAACGCGGTATTTTACGACAAAAACGATGTAAAGGTGCCGATGACAAACTCTTCTTTACGCTTCCGTTCCTGCGTTTTTGGTTTGCTTTTATCTCACCGCTTTTCAAAGGTATTCGTGATGGCAACTATGACGAAGTAAAAGAGCGATGGCAGGCTCACGCAAACGAATTTGCAACACTTACCTTCAAAGAACTCTCATGGGATCTGTTGCGTGAGACTTTTGTAGAGGACTCCATTATGGAGATGAGTGAGTATTGGCAAAACGACGGACTCACCATAGATATCTACGGACTTACAAAGAGTAAAAAACGGGTGATCGGCCTCTGCAAATACACCAATGCAAAAGTCAAAAAAAGTGAGCTCACGCGACTGCAGGAGCTGTGTGAAAAAGCGAACATAAAAGCTGACATCTTTGTCATTGTTGCAAAAAAAGGCTTCTCTTCAGAGCTGAAAGCACTCAAAGGTGAACAGTTAAAGCTCTATACTCTCAAAAATTTCAAAGCACTGGTTGGCTAA
- a CDS encoding HvfA family oxazolone/thioamide-modified RiPP metallophore: MKKLNITATLLGAALFMALGATSASAAMKCGAGKCGSSMEKPAKKADGSGKCGAKMKAEKKGKCGAGKCGDAKKEKKKAKCGTGKCGGKM; the protein is encoded by the coding sequence ATGAAAAAATTAAACATAACAGCGACACTTTTAGGTGCAGCTCTGTTCATGGCTCTTGGAGCGACTTCTGCAAGTGCGGCAATGAAATGCGGTGCAGGTAAGTGTGGTTCTTCAATGGAAAAACCGGCTAAAAAAGCTGATGGCAGCGGTAAATGCGGTGCTAAAATGAAAGCTGAGAAAAAAGGCAAGTGCGGCGCTGGTAAATGTGGTGATGCTAAAAAAGAGAAGAAAAAAGCAAAATGCGGTACAGGTAAATGTGGAGGAAAGATGTAA